The following are from one region of the Streptomyces tuirus genome:
- a CDS encoding zf-HC2 domain-containing protein, whose product MSWHVSEKDLRAYAHGALAAPLLWSADTHLASCARCRAALAEVSDPVALDAGWERLDAELDAPRTGLLERLLVRIGVAGHTARLLAATPVLRRSWLGAVVAVLLLSVGAGHAVRGGEFPTLFLALAPLLPLAGVALSYGPALDPTYEMTVVAPMHGFRLLMIRTVAVLGVALGLNGLATLALPAYGLRGLAWLLPALALTATGLALTPRLGPVLAPSLVGGAWVGLLLTADAVRTGADVPLAPFTPAGQGVAAVVAALAAGLLFLLRDRFDLFQGRAV is encoded by the coding sequence ATGAGCTGGCACGTGTCCGAGAAGGATCTGCGCGCCTACGCGCACGGGGCGCTGGCAGCCCCTCTGCTCTGGTCCGCCGATACGCATCTGGCCTCCTGCGCCCGGTGCCGGGCGGCACTGGCCGAGGTCAGCGACCCCGTCGCCCTCGACGCCGGGTGGGAGAGGCTCGACGCCGAGCTGGACGCCCCCCGGACGGGGCTCCTGGAGCGGCTGCTGGTGCGGATCGGGGTCGCCGGGCACACCGCGCGGCTGCTGGCGGCGACGCCCGTGCTGCGCCGGTCCTGGCTCGGGGCCGTCGTCGCCGTGCTGCTCCTGAGCGTGGGGGCCGGGCACGCCGTGCGCGGCGGGGAGTTCCCCACCCTGTTCCTGGCCCTCGCGCCGCTGCTGCCGCTGGCGGGGGTGGCCTTGTCGTACGGACCCGCGCTGGACCCGACGTACGAGATGACCGTCGTCGCGCCGATGCACGGGTTCCGGCTGCTGATGATCCGGACGGTGGCCGTGCTGGGTGTGGCGCTGGGTCTGAACGGGCTGGCGACCCTCGCCCTGCCCGCCTACGGACTGCGCGGCCTGGCCTGGCTGCTGCCCGCGCTGGCGCTCACCGCGACCGGGCTCGCGCTGACGCCCCGGCTCGGGCCGGTGCTCGCACCGTCCCTGGTCGGCGGGGCGTGGGTCGGGCTGCTGCTGACCGCCGACGCGGTGCGGACGGGCGCCGACGTGCCGCTCGCGCCGTTCACCCCGGCCGGGCAGGGCGTGGCGGCGGTGGTCGCCGCGCTCGCCGCCGGGCTGCTCTTCCTGCTCCGTGACCGATTCGACCTCTTCCAGGGACGTGCCGTATGA
- a CDS encoding RNA polymerase sigma factor has protein sequence MSDTRSDGELLRAIAADADRRAFEELYRRYAPWLRARLRGRCADLGVVDDVVQETFLAVWRGTARYREDGDAAGWLWRIGSRRLVDALRGDGARGRLRQALARLRHRDEVSAEERVLAGVEHGDLAGALVRLSPELRAVLQATVIDGLTTREAAVLLGIPPGTVKTRAMRARKQLREALA, from the coding sequence GTGAGCGATACGAGAAGCGACGGGGAGCTGCTGCGGGCCATCGCCGCGGACGCCGACCGGCGCGCCTTCGAGGAGCTGTACCGGCGCTACGCGCCCTGGCTCCGGGCCCGGTTGCGCGGGCGGTGCGCCGACCTCGGGGTCGTCGACGACGTCGTGCAGGAGACCTTCCTCGCGGTGTGGCGGGGCACCGCCCGCTACCGGGAGGACGGTGACGCGGCCGGGTGGCTGTGGCGCATCGGGTCGCGGCGGCTGGTGGACGCGCTGCGGGGCGACGGGGCGCGCGGGCGGCTGCGGCAGGCCCTGGCGCGGTTGCGGCACCGGGACGAGGTCTCGGCGGAGGAACGCGTGCTCGCGGGGGTGGAGCACGGGGACCTCGCCGGGGCCCTGGTCCGGCTGTCGCCGGAGCTGCGGGCGGTGCTGCAGGCGACCGTCATCGACGGGCTGACGACCCGTGAGGCGGCCGTGCTGCTCGGGATTCCGCCAGGGACGGTCAAGACGCGGGCGATGCGGGCCCGCAAGCAGTTGCGGGAGGCGTTGGCATGA
- a CDS encoding GntR family transcriptional regulator: MVEYRIDRRSGVATYVQIVQQTKQALRLGLLEPGDRLPTAREVVEATAINPNTVLKAYRELEREGLVEARRGLGTFVRKSLSTAPADSPLRAELDAWALRAREAGLEREDVAALFTSVLDTHFAESKGDA, encoded by the coding sequence GTGGTCGAGTACCGCATCGACCGGCGCAGCGGTGTGGCCACCTACGTCCAGATCGTCCAGCAGACCAAACAGGCCCTGCGCCTGGGCCTGCTGGAGCCGGGCGACAGGCTTCCCACCGCCCGCGAGGTCGTGGAGGCCACCGCCATCAACCCGAACACGGTGCTCAAGGCCTACCGGGAGCTGGAGCGCGAGGGCCTGGTCGAGGCCCGCCGGGGACTGGGCACGTTCGTCCGCAAGTCCCTGAGCACCGCCCCCGCCGACTCCCCGCTCCGCGCGGAACTGGACGCCTGGGCGCTCCGGGCGCGCGAGGCCGGCCTGGAGCGCGAGGACGTGGCCGCCCTCTTCACTTCCGTACTCGACACGCACTTCGCAGAATCCAAGGGGGACGCATGA
- a CDS encoding ABC transporter ATP-binding protein, with protein MTDTAIEAAGLSKRFGRRRGPALDGCAFRLPAGSVCAVTGPNGAGKSTLLALAAGLLRPTEGTITVLGTTPAAARERLAYVAQNKPLHPQLTVAGTLRLGRDLNPRRWDAGAAERIVAEGGLDPDTKIRALSGGQRTRVALALALGKRPELLLLDEPMADLDPLARHQLTATLMADAADRGTTVVMSSHVVAELEGSCDHLLLLGSGHVRLAGPLDDLLAAHTLVTGRAGESLDPHTVVESRTTGRQLTALVRPSGPLGDGLQGDRPSLEEVVLAHLRSPDAPPLRLDARGVAV; from the coding sequence ATGACCGACACCGCCATCGAGGCGGCGGGGCTGAGCAAGAGGTTCGGGCGACGCCGCGGGCCCGCGCTGGACGGCTGCGCCTTCCGGCTCCCCGCGGGCAGCGTCTGCGCCGTCACCGGCCCCAACGGCGCCGGCAAGTCCACCCTGCTCGCCCTCGCGGCCGGCCTGCTCCGCCCCACCGAGGGCACGATCACCGTGCTCGGCACCACCCCGGCCGCGGCCCGCGAACGGCTCGCCTACGTCGCCCAGAACAAGCCGCTGCACCCCCAGCTCACCGTCGCCGGCACCCTGCGGCTGGGCCGCGACCTCAACCCCCGCCGCTGGGACGCCGGGGCCGCCGAGCGGATCGTCGCGGAGGGCGGCCTCGACCCGGACACCAAGATCCGCGCGCTCTCCGGCGGCCAGCGCACCCGCGTCGCGCTCGCCCTCGCCCTCGGCAAACGCCCCGAACTGCTGCTCCTGGACGAGCCGATGGCCGACCTCGACCCGCTCGCCCGCCACCAGCTGACGGCCACACTGATGGCCGACGCCGCCGACCGCGGCACCACGGTTGTCATGTCCTCGCATGTCGTGGCGGAGCTGGAAGGCTCCTGCGACCACCTGCTGCTGCTCGGCTCGGGCCACGTCCGGCTCGCCGGGCCGCTGGACGACCTGCTCGCCGCGCACACCCTGGTCACGGGCCGGGCGGGCGAATCCCTGGACCCGCACACCGTGGTCGAGTCCCGCACCACCGGCCGCCAACTGACCGCCCTGGTCCGGCCCTCGGGCCCCCTCGGCGACGGACTCCAGGGCGACCGGCCCTCCCTGGAGGAGGTCGTCCTGGCCCACCTGCGCTCGCCGGACGCCCCGCCGCTGCGGCTCGATGCGCGGGGGGTCGCCGTATGA
- a CDS encoding ABC transporter permease: protein MTAVTGEAPVAALRSPGPRGLFLAMVRVHRTALLFWIGLVALDCVALLWALGPGADAAWAEHRAMGCHSGSPNLGCDMPGPAMLRYETVATLATGLLSLLPVLTGAWAGGALIGRELEDGTAQLAWTQSVTPARWLAAKLAVPALLLVPGTLAVTLLHRAVWSAHGDLARAMGWRSWHDDSIFEANGTLATVHPLTALALGVLAGVLLRRALPALGVAVLGVSFMIWELDELRPRLWPTPPGTPSLMHKHPPSHFWPLQLVETGIVLAVAALATATAFLVLRRRTGAAV from the coding sequence ATGACCGCCGTGACGGGCGAGGCGCCCGTCGCCGCCCTCCGGTCCCCGGGGCCGCGCGGCCTGTTCCTCGCCATGGTGCGGGTGCACCGCACGGCGCTGCTGTTCTGGATCGGGCTGGTGGCGCTGGACTGCGTGGCACTGCTCTGGGCACTCGGCCCGGGCGCGGATGCCGCGTGGGCCGAGCACCGGGCCATGGGCTGCCACAGCGGCAGCCCGAACCTGGGCTGCGACATGCCCGGGCCCGCGATGCTCCGGTACGAGACGGTCGCCACGCTCGCCACCGGCCTCCTCTCCCTGCTGCCGGTCCTCACCGGGGCCTGGGCGGGCGGGGCGCTCATCGGACGCGAACTGGAGGACGGCACCGCCCAGCTGGCCTGGACCCAGTCGGTCACCCCGGCCCGCTGGCTCGCCGCCAAGCTGGCCGTCCCGGCACTGCTGCTGGTACCGGGCACCCTCGCGGTGACCCTGCTGCACCGCGCTGTGTGGTCCGCGCACGGCGATCTGGCCCGCGCCATGGGCTGGCGCTCATGGCACGACGACAGCATCTTCGAGGCCAACGGCACCCTCGCCACCGTCCACCCCCTGACCGCCTTGGCCCTCGGCGTCCTGGCGGGCGTGCTGCTGCGCCGCGCCCTGCCCGCCCTCGGCGTCGCCGTCCTGGGCGTGTCGTTCATGATCTGGGAACTCGACGAGCTGCGCCCGCGCCTGTGGCCGACCCCGCCCGGGACGCCTTCCCTCATGCACAAGCACCCTCCGTCCCACTTCTGGCCCCTCCAGCTCGTCGAGACCGGCATCGTGCTGGCCGTCGCCGCGCTGGCGACCGCGACCGCGTTCCTCGTCCTGCGCCGCCGCACGGGAGCCGCCGTATGA